The Anastrepha ludens isolate Willacy chromosome 2, idAnaLude1.1, whole genome shotgun sequence DNA window catcatCAGGCTCTGATAATAAACCCTTCCCCATGGCTGTGCGTGTGCTGAATTGCGAAACACAGCCGTGCGATGTTTACAAAGGTTCTGAGATGACATTCGAGATCGACTTCTATGTGGGTAAGGCAATAATAGTTCGAAGAAAATTGGAATTATATTTAATGGTAGTTGTTTCCCCCTTCAATTATTTTATGCTCCATTGCCTCATTGCAGATAAATTTGTAACGAAGTTGACAACTTTGGTAAGTGCCACCACCTTGGGCATAACCGTGCCATATCAGCTGCCCGATGATGTACGCGATGTTTGCTCGAACCTAATGTATGGCGCTTATTGCCCTCTCTACGCCACGGAGGATGTTACCTACCTCTTTAAATTTCCTATTGCCAATTATCCAGAAGTTAGCGCTAAAGTGGAGATTTATGTCGTTGATCAGGATAATGAAGTGGCCACCTGTTTCGTGTGTAGCATAAAGGTGAAAAAAGCTAACGGTAACAGCACAGTTTATGAAATTGAAGATTGAAAACATTTggagagaaaaaatatgaaaac harbors:
- the LOC128855738 gene encoding NPC intracellular cholesterol transporter 2; translation: MWRKFGVLSLILVIAVATDVNQCSDNKPFPMAVRVLNCETQPCDVYKGSEMTFEIDFYVDKFVTKLTTLVSATTLGITVPYQLPDDVRDVCSNLMYGAYCPLYATEDVTYLFKFPIANYPEVSAKVEIYVVDQDNEVATCFVCSIKVKKANGNSTVYEIED